A window of Solidesulfovibrio sp. genomic DNA:
TGCCGCCGCTGGACGGCAGCAACGTGCTGGCCGGCTTTTTGCCGCCGCATCTGGCCATGCGCTACCAGGCCTTCGGCCGCTGGGGCTTTTTGCTGCTGCTGGTATTGGCCGTGGCCGGGGTGCTCGGCAAGCTCATCTTGCCGCCGGTCTCCTTCCTGTCCCGGCTGCTGCTCTAGGAGGCGGCCCTTCGGCCGCCAGCCTTCTTTCCAAGACCCTTCACGAGGAAACGGATCATTTTGCCATGAGCGAGAACACACCCAAGGAAAACAAGCGGATCGTCTCCGGCATGCGCCCCACCGGCCCCCTGCATCTGGGCCACTATTTCGGCGTGCTCAAGAACTGGATCGAACTCCAGCAAAGCCACGAGTGCTTTTTCTTCGTGGCCGACTGGCACGCGCTGACCACGGAATACGCCGAGCCCAAGCGCATCAAGGGCTTCGTGCCGGAGCTGGTCAAGGACTGGGTGGCCTCCGGGCTCGATCCGGAAAAATGCGTGATCTTCCAGCAGTCCCAGGTCAAGGAGCACGTGGAGCTGCATCTGCTGCTGTCCATGCTCACGCCCGTTTCCTGGCTGGAGCGCTGCCCGACCTACAAGGACCAGCTCACGGAACTGGCCGCCAAGGACCTGACCACCTACGGCTTTCTCGGCTATCCGGTGCTCATGGCCTCGGACATCCTGCTGTACAAGCCGGCTTTCGTGCCCGTGGGCCAGGACCAGCTGCCGCACCTGGAGCTGACCCGGGAGATCGCCCGCCGGGCCAACCACCTCTATGGCAACTTCTTCCCCGAACCCCAGGCGCTGCTCACCCCCGACGCCAAGCTGGCCGGCCTGGACGGGCGCAAGATGAGCAAGAGCTACGGCAACGCCATCGGCCTGTCCGAGGACCCGGGCACCATGAAGAAAAAGGTCATGAGCATGCTGACCTGCGAAAAGCGGGCCCGGCTGACCGACCCCGGCGACCCCAAGGAGTGCAACCTCTATCCCTATCACGAACTGCTGACCGATCCGGAGAAGCTCCCGGCCATCGTCGACGGCTGCACCCACGCCACCTGGGGCTGCGGCGACTGCAAGAAGGTGCTGGTGGAATCCATGACCGCGTTCCTGGAGCCCATCCGCGACCGGCGCAAGGCCTTTGACGCCAACCCGGACCTGGTGGGCGAGGTGCTGGAAAAGGGCAACGCCGTCGCCCGGCAGCGGGCCGGCCGCAACCTGGAAGCGCTCAAGAAAAAGCTCAATTTCAATTTCTAGGGAACGGACGCTTTCCGTCGTCTGTCCTCGAAATGCGCGGACGCATTTCGAGGGCAGGGCAGGAGGCAAGGCGAGAGGGGGCGGCTTCGCTTGCGGGCCGCCCTTGTTATTTCAGGGAGCCGATCTTGCCGAATTTGGTGGATTCAGCCCGGTAGAAGACGTTCTCGATGACCTTGTCGTTGCCCACGTCCTTGTAGTCGATGCGCACCGGCGAGCCGTCTTCCTTCACCTTGCGGAAAAAGTCGGCGATGTTCTTGAACTTGTCCGAGCGCAGCCCCGGGTCGACCACGAAAAAGCCCTGGCTCGTGACGATGGTCAGGACGTTTTTCGTCTCCTGGACCTCTTCCACCAGGGCGGTGGTCTTTTTGTACTTCACCGCCAGGCTGTCGCCGGTCACGAAATCCACGACATAGTACGCCGCCACGATGAAAAGGAGAAAGGAGACGAGCAGGAGCACCTTTCCCTTGTTGACGGCGAAATCGCCGATGGCCTGCCGCAGCCGCTCAATTTTCGTCTTGTCGATCATGGGGCCTCGTTGCGCCGGCCGCGCTCCAGTGGCCGCCGGGCCGTATCACGGCAACGACCATACCATTCCTTGGCTTGGGAAAAAAGAGGAGAATCCGGGGCGATCCGGTTTCCTTCGCCTCGTTCGGGCGGCGGCCCGCCCAAAAGGCGGGCGGGGCCGGCTGCCACCGGCCCCGTGCCGCGCGTGGCCGTGGGTTACGGCTCGATTTTCGTGCCGAGCATCTCCAGGAACTTGCGTATCCATTCCGGATGGGCCGGCCAGGCCGGACCGGTGACCAGGTTGCCGCTGACCACGGCGTTGGTGAACGTCTCGTTGGGGCCGACGTAGGTCGCTCCGGCCCGCTCGATGTCCGGCGCCACGGCCGGGTAGGCCATGCACTGGCAGCCGGCGATGACGTCCGCCGCCACCAGCACCTGCTGGCCGTGGCAGATGGCGGCGATGGGCTTTTTCGCCGCCCCGAAATGCTTGACGATCGCGATCACCCGGGGGTTGAGGCGGATGTATTCCGGCGCCCGGCCGCCCGGGATCACCAAGGCGTCGAAGGACGCCTCGTCCACGGCGTCGAAGTCGTAGTTGAGCCCGAAGTTGTGGCCCGGCTTTTCGCTGTAGGTCTGGTCGCCCTCGAAGTCGTGGACCGCCGTGCGCACGGTTTCGCCGGCTTTTTTCCCGGGGCACACGGCCTTGACGTCGTGGCCGACCATGACGAGCATCTGGAAGGGCACCATGACCTCGTAGTCCTCGACGTAATCACCGACGAGCATCAGGATCTTCTTCACCGCCATACGGAACTCCTTGCATTGCGGGTTTGGCCCAAGGCCCGGGATGCGTCCCGGGCTACTTGGCGCAGTTGCATCGGTAGAACTTGCGGTTGCAGAATTCCAGGCAGGCCTCGCGGGTTTTCTTGATCTTTTCCCGGCACTGCGCCGACGTGCCGGCGAAAAGCTCTTCCGCGCGCTGTTTGCAGGCCGCCTGGCAGCCGGCCATGTCCTCGTGGTAGTCCGTGGCCACGGCCTGGAAGACGTCGCAGACCCGGGCGGCGCAGGCCCCGTCGGCCCCGGCCGCGTCGGACCGGCACGACGCCTCGAATTCCTGCGGCGTGATGATCGGCTGGAACTTGGTGCAGCCGAGCGTCCCCAGGCAACAACAGCACACCAGTGTGACAACGAGAAGTCGCGGCACGTATTCCTCCCAGGCCCCTTGGGCGACGGCTTTTTCAGTCCTGGCCGGCGTTGTACCCTCTCGGCCGGGGCATGACAAGCCGGCCCGGCCCGCGGCCTTGCGCAAAGGGGCCGGGGATTCTAGGATCAGGGCCATAAACGCCGAGCATGGGGCCATCCGCCGATGGGGCCGCCGCCCGAAACAACGCCTCCCGCCGAGGGGCGGGCCGTCCCGCCGCTTCTGCCCTGGCAACCGTGCCTGCTGGCCTACGCCGCCGGCATCGCGGCCGTGGTCTTTCCCGTGGCCGGCCTGTGCGCCCTGGGGCTGCTGGCCCTTTTTCCGCGCCCGGCCCCCGGGCGGCCGCGCCTGTGGACCTACGTCCTGGCCTTCGGCCTGGGGGCCGGCGCCGCAGCCCTGGCCATGCCGGCCCCGCCCCGGGAAACCCCGCCCTGCCTGGCCCAGCGAGCGCCCCTGGACCTGACCGGCCGGGTGGCCGAGGTGGAAGCCCGGCCGGGCGGCCGGTTGTCCGTCGCCTTGGAGGGCGTCCGTGTCACGGGAGGGGACTGCCGCCAGGCGCCCCTGCCCGGGCGCCTGGCCCTGTCCGTCGATCAGCCGGCCTTCCGGCCCGTGCCCGGCGAGACCCTGGCCGTGACGGCGCGGCTGCGCACGACCGGCGGCTTCGACAATCCCGGCGGCCCGGACTTCGCCCTGCTGCGCCGCCTGGAAGGCGTTTTTTACCGGGCCTACGCCAGGGGGGACAAGGGCCAGGTGCGGCGGCTGGCGCCGAGCGACGACCTGCTGGCCCTGCGCCGCGAGGCCCTGCGCCAGGCCGTGGCGGCGCGCCTGGCCCCGCCCGAGGGCGCCGACGCCCCGGACCGGGCCGGCCGGGCCATGACCGCCGCCCTGGTCTTCGGCGACCTGTCGGGCTTTTCCCAAAACGACCTCGACGTGCTGCGCCGGGCCTCCCTGTCCCACACCCTGGCCCTGTCCGGCATGAACGTCTCCTATGTCGTGGCCCTGGCCGCGGGCCTGGCCTGGGCCATCGGACGGCTGCGGCCGGGAATTTTCCTGCGGTTGTCCCGGCCCTACCTGACCCTGTTTCTGGCCGCGCCGCTGGTGGCCGGCTATTGCTGGCTGGGCGGCTATTCGCCGTCCCTGTACCGGGCCGCCTTCATGTTCGGCTGCTGCGCCGTGCTGCTGTTTTCCGGCCGCCACGCGCCCCTGCTCGACGGCCTTTTCCTGGCCCTGGGGCTCATGCTCGCGGCCATGCCCCTGGTGGTCTTCGACGTCCGGCTCCAGTTGTCGGCCTTGGCCGTGGCCGGCATCGGGCTTTTCTGGCCGCCGTTTTCCGCCCTCTGCCGCCGGGTGCGCTGGCCCGGGCCGGTGCGCTGGCCGGTGCTGGGGCTCCTGGGCGTCCTGTGGACCAGCCTTTGCGCCGAGGCCGCCGTCATGCCGGTGGTCTGCCGCCTGTTCGGCGACCTCAACTTCAACCCCTGGATCAACGTCGTCTGGCTGCCGCCGCTGGGGCTGGTGGTCACGCCCCTGGCCCTCATCGGGGCCGTGCTCCTGCCCGTGCCCGGGCTGTCCTGGCTGGGCGGCTGGGCCCTTGCGGCCGCGTCCTGGTGCTGCGAGCTGCTCATGCGCGCCCTGGCCGCGCTGGACGCCGGGCATCTGCTCGTGACCACGGCCGTGCTGCGCCCGTCCTGGCCCGAGGCCCTGGGCTGCCTGGGGCTTCTCGCCGCCCTGGCCATCGCCCTGGCCGGCGGCGGGAAGGCGACGGCCGCCATGCTGGCAAGCCTGGCCCTGCTGGCCGGGCCGGGGCTGTGGCGCGCCGTTTGCGACCTGCGGGACGTGGCCAGCCTGACCGTCCTCGACGTCGGCCAGGGCCAGTCCGTGGCCCTTTCCCTGCCCGGCGGGCGGCGCTACGTCATCGACGCCGGCGGGCTCTACGGCGACTTCGACGTGGGCCGGGCCGTGGTCGGGGCCTTTCTCACCGACGGCGCCCCGCCGCGCCTCGAGGCCGCCCTGGCCAGCCATCCCCACGCCGACCACGTCAAGGGCTTCGTCTCGCTGCTTGCCCGTTTCGACGTGGGGGCCTTCTACGACAACGGCGGCACGCCCGAGGGCGCCCTGGCCGTGCCCATGGCCCGGGCCCTGGCCGACAGGGCCATCCCCCGCGCCAGCCTGGCCGCCGGCGACCGCCTGGACCTCGGGGACGGGTACGCCCTTGACGTGCTCCATCCCGGCCCGGGCGACGACCGTTCGGGCAACAACGGTTCGCTCGTCCTGCGCCTGACGCGCGACGGGGTCGGCTTGGCGGTCATTCCCGGCGACGCCGAGCGCGGCGTGCTCTCGCGCCTGGCGGCCTGCGGGGCGCAGCTTTCGGCCGAAGTGCTCGTCCTGCCGCACCACGGCTCGGTCACCGGGCTTTCCCGGCGGTTTTTGGCCGCCGTTTCGCCGAAAGTCGCCATCGCCAGTTGCGGCGATACCTGGGCCTTTCCCTCGCCCAAGGTCGAGGCCTTCTTGGCGCGGCGGGGCTGCCCGGTTTTCGCCACCAACCGCCACGGGGCCGTGACCGCGCGCCTGGGCGCGGCCGGCGAAACGCCGGCCGTGGAAACCCGGATCGCGCCCGAAGGGGGCGGGGCCGCCAAAATGCCGTTTGCCTCGGCGGTCTCCCCACGGTAAGACCCGCGCCATGCGCGAGACGACACCCCCGAAATCCTCTCCCGAGGTCCGGGCGGCCCGCTTGTCCCTGGGGGTCGCCGTGGCGCTTCTGGCCGTCAAGACGGCGGCCTGGCTGGTCACCGGTTCCGCGGCCGTCCTGTCCGACGCCCTGGAATCGATCATCAACGTGGTCGCGGCCGGATTCGCTGTATTGAGCGTTTCCGTGGCCGCCGTGCCGCCCGACGAACGCCACCCCTACGGCCACGGCAACATCGAGTATTACGCCGCCTGGTTCGAGGGCATGCTCATCCTGCTGGCCTCGGTGCTGATTTTCATCGAGTCCTGGGACAAGATCCTCCACCCCGCGCCCCTGCCCAACCTCGGCGCCGGCCTGGGTCTGCTCCTGGCGGCCGGCGGGGTCAACCTGTGGCTGGGCCTGCGGCTCGTGCGCCAGGGCCGGCGGTCCCGGTCGCTCACCCTGGAGGCCGATGGCAGGCACGTGCTCACCGACGTCTACACCTCCGCCGGCGTGCTCGTGGGGTTGGCCCTGGTCTGGGCCACGGGCTGGCTGTGGCTGGACGGGGCCATCGCCTGCCTGGTCGGGCTCAACATCGCCTGGGCCGGGGTGGGGCTGGTGCGCCGCTCGGTCTCGGGGTTCATGATCGAATCCGACCCGGTGCTGCTCGAGGGCATCTGCGCCATCCTGCGGGAAAACCGCCAGCCCTCCTGGATCGACATCCACCGGCTGCGGGCCATCAAGGCCGGCCGGCGCGTCCATGTGGACCTGCACCTGATCCTGCCCCGGGACATGCCCCTGTCCGAGGCCCACCAGCAGGTCGACGCCATGGAGTCGCTGCTGCTGTCCCGGCTTGGCCCCGAGGCCGACGTCATGATCCACGCCGACCCCTGCGCCGACGCCCGCTGCCCGGTCTGCGAGGCCGACCCCTGCGACCTGCGGGCCGGCGACACCGTGGCCACGCCCGTGTGGACCCCGGCCAACACCGGCGAGCCCAAAAAGGCCGGCTGAGGCCGGGGGCGCCGGCCGCTTTACAAGGCCGGGACGCGGCGCTACCCAGGGACCATGAAACTGCGCGCGCTCATCGTCGACGACGAGAAACCGGCCCGCGACGAGCTGGCCTACCTGCTCGGCGCCCATGCCGACATCGAACTGTCCGAGGCCGACAGCGCGCGCACGGCCCTGGCCGCCATCGAGGCCGACCGCCCCGACCTGGTGCTGCTCGACATCCGCATGCCCGGCCAGGACGGCTTCGATGTCCTGCGCAGCGCCATGGAACTGCCCCACGTGCCGCTTTTCATCTTCGTGACCGCTTTCGACCAGTACGCCGTGGCCGCCTTCGAGCAAAACGCCGTGGACTACCTGCTCAAGCCCGTGGCCCCGGAGCGGCTGGCCATGAGCCTCGAGCGGGCCAGGCGCCGCCTGGCCGCCGGCCGCGCCCGGGAGGCCGAGGCCATGGCCGCGCTGCTGTCCGGCCTGGGCCGGGGCGGGCAGCCCTGCTGCCGGGTGGCCGTGGAGCGCCATGGCCGCATCGCGCTGGTGCCGGCCAAGGACATCCGCTGCATCGAGGCCGACGACAAGGGCCTGCGTGCGCTCACCGACCAGGGGAAACTGGCCTGCCACGGCCTGGCGACCCTGGCCCGGGCCGAGGAGCGCCTGGCCGGGATGGCCTTTTTCCGGGCCAACCGGGCGGTGCTCGTCAACCTGGAGCGCGTGGCCGAACTCTCGCCCTGGATCGGCGGCAAGTACCTGCTCGTCCTCGACGACCCGGACCGCACCGAGGTCACGGTCAGCCGCAACCGGGTGCGGGAGTTCAAGGAACGCTTGGGATTGCTCTGAGAGGGGGGCCGCGCCGTGGACCTCGACATTTTCGTTCCCGCCGTCCCGGACCTGTTCCTGAACCTGTCCCAGCGCTTCGGCCTGCTGTTGGCCGGGGGGTTCGCCATCATGACCATGGCCCCCTTCGAGCGCATGAACTTCGGCCGGCAGCGGCCGCTGTGGAGCCTGCTCGCCGTCACCGCGCTCTTCGGGATCTTCGGCATCCTCGGCACCTACACCGGCAACTACGTCTTCCGTTCCTACGCCAACCTGCGGGCCATGGGCGTGATCACGGCCGGGCTTTTCGGCGGGCCGGTGGTGGGCATCGGGGCCGGGCTGATTGCCGGCGGCCACCGCTACCTCATCGACATCGGCGGTTTTTCGGCCCTGCCCTGCGCCCTGGCCACCTTTCTCGAAGGCGCCGCCGCCGGGCTCATCGCCCGGCGCTTTCCGGGCCAGGCCCTGGACTGGGGCGTGGCCATGGCCCTGGGCATCGTGGGCGAGACCGTCCACATGGGCCTGGTGCTGGCCCTGTCGCGCCCCTTTGCCGAGGCCGTGGACCTGGTCGAGGTCATCGGCGCGCCCATGATCGTGATAAACGCCATGGGCGCGGCCATCTTCGTCAAGGCCCTGGGCCTGCAACGCAAACTGCGCGAACAGCGCGACTCCACCGAGGCCCGGCGCATCCTGTCCATCGCCAGCCAAACCGTGGCCCACCTGCGCGGCGGGCTCACCCCGGATTCGGCCCGGGCCACGGCCGCCATCATCCTGTCCGAGACGGGCGTGGCCGCCGTGGCCATAACCGGCAACGCCACCATCCTGGCCCATGTCGGCGCCGGCGAGGACCACCACACCGTGGGCGAACCCTGGCGCACCAAGGCCACGCGCCTGGCCTTCGAAAGCGGCACGGCCCTTTTTCTGCACGACCCCGAGGCCATCGGCTGCGCCAAGGCCGGCTGCCCGCTGCGCGAGGCCATCATCGTGCCCCTGCGCAAGGGGAGCGAGATACGCGGCTGCCTGAAACTCTACGGCACCAAGGACCGGCCCCTGGGCAAGCCGCTGTTCGAACTGGCCAAGGGCCTGGCCGCCCTTTTCTCCACCCAGCTCGAGCTCGAGGACATCGGCATCGCCAACCAGCTGCTGGCCCACGCCGAGATCCGGCGCCTGCAGGCCCAGATCAACCCCCATTTCCTGTTTAATTCCCTCAACACCATCGCCTCGTTTTGCCGCACCGCCCCGGGGCAGGCCCGGGAGCTGCTGCTCGACCTGGCCCGCTACATGCGCCGCAACCTGGACAGCTCAAGGGGCCTGGTGCGCCTGTCCGAGGAGATGGATCAGGTCCGCTCCTACCTGGCCATCGAGCAGGCCCGCTTCGGCGAGCGCATCCGCTCGGAGATCGACCTGGAGCCGGGCTGCCAGGAGTGGCTGGTGCCGCCGCTGCTTATTCAGCCGCTGGTGGAAAACAGCGTCCGCCACGGCCTGCAGGGCCGCGAGGAGGGGGGCCGCGTGCGCGTGACGGCCCGGCGCGAAAACGGCCATCTGCGCGTGGTGGTGGAGGACGACGGCCTGGGCATGAGCCAGGACGTGGTGGACGTCCTCCTTTCGCCGCGCACCCTGGAGAGCATGACCGAGGGGGTGGGGGCGCGCAATTCCAACCAGCGCCTCATCCAGCTCTTCGGCCCCGAATACGGCCTGCGGGTGGAAAGCGCCCCGGGCCGGGGCAGCCGGATCACCTTCCGTGTCCCGCCCGCCGGCAAGCCCGGGGAGGCCCTGCCCGTCAGCGCCTGAAAATGTCGTTTCGGCCCCCGGATTGTCCCTTTGGCGCCGGCAATCTTGTTGTCGCGCCGGCCGCGTGCCAGAAGGGGGCCGAAATCGGCAACAGGCCGCCCGCCAGGCGGGCGGTCAAACACGGGAGGCTGGCATGAATGCCCTGACCCTGGTCTTCGCCGCCCTGTGCCTCTTCGCCATCGGCTACCGCTTCTACGGGCTCTTCTTCGCCAAGAAGGTCCTCGGCGTCAACGACAGCCGTCTGACGCCGGCGGTGACCATGGCCGACGGGCACGACTACGTGAAGACCAACAAGTACGTCCTTTTTGGTCACCATTTCGCGGCTATCGCCGCGGCCGGGCCGCTGATCGGCCCGGTGCTCGCCGCCCAGTTCGGCTACCTGCCCGGGGCGCTGTGGATCCTCATCGGCTGCGTCCTGGCCGGCTGCGTCCACGACACCGTGGTGCTTTTTGCCTCGGTGCGCCACAAGGGCCGGTCGCTGGCCTACATCGCAAGCCGGGAAATCGGCAAGGCCACCGGCGGCGTGGCTTCCGTGGCCGTGCTGTTCATCCTCATCCTGACGCTGGCCGGCCTGTCCCTGGCCGTGGTCAACGCCATGCACGACAGCCCCTGGGGGTCGTTCACCGTCTTCGCCACCATCCCCATCGCGCTGATCATGGGCGTGTACCTCCACAAGTGGCGTGACGGCGACGTGCTGGGCGCCTCGGTCATCGGCGTGGCGTTGATGTTCGTCACCATCCTCGTCGGCCCCTATGTGGCCGAAAGCCCCTTCTGGCGGCCCTTTTTCGACCTGCCCCGCCCGGTCATCGCCGTGAGCATCCCCATCTACGGCTTCGTGGCCTCGGTGCTGCCGGTCTGGCTGCTTCTGTGCCCGCGCGACTACCTCTCGACCTACCTCAAGATCGGCACCATCGTCGCGCTCACCGTCGGCATCTTCTGGGTGCATCCCATGCTGCAGATGCCGGCCCTGACGCAGTTCGTGGGCGGCGGCGGCCCCATCATCGGCGGCGCCGTCTTCCCGTTCCTTTTCATCACCATCGCCTGCGGCGCGCTTTCGGGCTTCCACGCCATCATCGGCACGGGCACCACGCCCAAGATGCTCGACAGCGAGCACAACCTGCTCTTCGTCGGCTTCGGGGCCATGCTCATGGAAGGCTTCGTGGCCATCATGGCCCTGGTCGCGGCCTGCGTGCTCATGCCGGCCGACTACTTCGCCATCAACACCGCCCCGGCCGTTTTTGCCAAGCTCGGCATGACCCCGGTGGACCTGCCCGCCCTGGCCGCGGCCGTGGGCGAGAACATCCAGGGCCGCCCCGGCGGCGCCGTGTCCCTGGCCGTGGGCATGGCCCACATCTTCTCGTCGATCCCCTTCATGAGCCACCTCATGGGCTACTGGTACCACTTCGCCATCATGTTCGAGGCCGTCTTCATCCTCACGGCCGTGGACACCGGCACCCGGGTCGGCCGCTTCTTCCTCCAGGAAATGATCGGCCAGGTGGTGCCCAAGTTCCAGGAAAAGCACTGGTGGCCCGGCATCATCAGCACCTCGGCCATCTTCACCTTCTCCTGGGGCTACCTGGTCTACACCGGCGACATCTCGACCATCTGGCCGCTTTTCGGCATGTCCAACCAGCTCTTGGCGGCCGTGGGCCTTTTGATCGGCACGACCATGATCATCCGCATGGGCCGGGCCCGCTACGCGCCGCTGACGGCCGTGCCGGGGCTGGCCATGGTCGGCATCACCGGCTGGGCCGGCTACCTGCAGATCGTCAACACCTACCTGCCCCAGGGCAAGTACCTGCTGACCACGCTGGCGGTCATCATCCTGGTGCTCATGGCCATCGTCATCGTCGGCACGGTGCGCCGCTGGATGCAGCTGCTGGAGATCAAGACGCCGGTTGTCGACGCCTACGGCGACAAGGTGCTGGAAATCGTCGGGGAATAGGGCGCGTCCCGATCCTCGCCGGTTGCGCGAACGGCCGGGGCGGTGTGTCCGCCCCGGCCGCTGTCGTTTCCGGGCGGGGCTCAGTCTTCGGTCGTGGCGATGGCCTGGATGGCGCGCAGGGCGTCGAGCAGCAGCGCCCGGCGGATGGGTTTGGTCAGGAAGGCGTCGGCCCCGGCGGCCAGGCCCTTTTGCTCGTACACGGCAAAGGCGTGGGCCGAGAGCATGAGCACCGGAGTGCGCCAGAGGCCGGTCGCGGCTTCCAGGCGGCGGATGGCTTCGGTGGCGGCGCAGCCGTCCATCTCGGGCATCTCCATGTCCATGAGGATCACGTCGAAGCGGCCCGGGGCGAAACGGGCCAGGGCCTCCCGGCCCGTGCCCGCGACCTCGATGTCGTAGGGCCCGTTTTCCAGGAAAAGCCGGATCATCTCCTGGTTGGCCAGGGAGTCCTCGGCCAGCAGCAGGCGTCGCCGTCGGCCCGGGGCCTCGCCCGGCCGGTCCGGGCGGGGCGTCCGGACGGGCGCCGGGCCGGCCGGGGCTTCCTCCAGGGACGGGATGGCGAAGGAAAACCGGGAGCCCTGTCCCGGCGTGCTTTCCAGGCCGATCTGTCCGCCCATGCCCTCCACCAGCCGCTTGCAGATGGCCAGCCCCAGCCCCGTGCCCGCGGGCCGGCGGCCGCCGGGGCCCGCGGCCTGGGTGAAGGGGTCGAAGATCCGGCGGCAATCCTCCGGCGCGATGCCGATGCCGGTGTCGGCCACCGCGATGCGTACGGACGGTCGCCCGTCGGCCGGGGCGTGGGGAGCGAGGGTGACCGTGATCGTCCCGCAGGGGGTGAACTTCACGGCGTTCCAGATGAGGTTGACCAGGACCTGGCGCAGGCGGTCCGGGTCGTTGACGAGCGTTGCCGGGAGGTCGCCGTCGCGGCGCACGGTCAGGAAAAGCCCTTTCTCCTCGGCCGGGACGCGCATGAACTCCCGCACCTCGGCGACCAATGCGGCCGGGTCGAAGGCCCGGGAGCGCAGTTCGAGCCTGTTGGCTTCGATCTGGGAGATGTCGAGGATATCGTTGAGCAGGTGGAGCAGGAGCCGGCCGGAATTGTCCAGGGCGGCCAGGTAGCGTTTCTGGGCGCTGGTGAGGTTGGCTGCCCGCATGAGTTCGGTCATGCCGAGGATGATGTTCATGGGGGTGCGGATTTCGTGGCTCATGTTGGCCAGGAATTCCGTTTTGGCCAGGCTCGCGGCCATGGCCGCGTCCCGGGCCTCGGCCAGGTTCTGCTCGTAGCGCTTGCGCAGGGTCAGGTCGCGGGCGGCCACCAGGCTCAGCGTGCGGCCGCGTTCCATGAAAGCCACGCCGTGGACCTCGGTGGGGAAGGTCGTGCCGTCGGCCCGGCGGGCCAGGCCCTCGAAACAAAACGGCCCCGGCCGCATGGCGTCCCAGATGCCGTGCAGCACCTCGGGCGGGCAGACGATCTCGAAATCCGGTACCGTCAGGCCCAGGAGCGTCTCGCGGTCGTAGCCCAGCAACGTGCAGGCCCGGTCGTTGACGTCGAGCACCTGGCCGCGCATGTCGTGCAAAAACACGGCGTCCGGGGTGTTCTGGGCCAGCAGCCGGAACCGGGCCTCGCTTTCCCGCAGGGCCTGTTCGGCTTCCTTGCGCGCGGTGATGTCGGTGTTGGCCCCGGCCAGGCGGACCACCCGTCCGGCGGCGTTGCGCAGCGCCCCGCCCCGGCACAGCATCCAGCGGTAGGACCCGTCCTTGTGGCGCAGGCGGAATTCCGTGGAAAAAGCGGCGGTTTCGCCCCGGGTGCAGGCGTTCAGGACGGCGGCGACCGCCGGGTAGTCGTCGGGGTGCAGGCCGTCGCGGCAGGCTGCGGTGGTGTTCGGGAACTCCCCCCGCCTGTAGCCCAACTGCTCCAGCCAGCGGTCCGTGAGGAACATCTCGCCCGTTTCGATGGTCCAGCTCCAGACCCCTTCCTCGATGTGCGGCAGCACCTTGGCGAAATCGACCTCGCTGTCCTCCAGGCGGCTCTCCAGGATCTCCTTGGCGCTGGGGCTTTGGAAGATGCCGCATACGCGCAGGCCATCGCGTTGTCGCAAGGTGAAGGCGGTGATGCGGCAGGACAGGCGTTGGCCGTCGCGGCGCAGCACGGTTACGGGCCGTAGCGTGCTGCACGGCCCGGCGAACAGCCCGTCGCGGACTTGCGCCAGGAGGCCGCGATGCATCTCCCGGTCCTGGGGTGGATGCAGCAGCAGATGGTCGAGGCCGACGAGGGATTCGCCGGGCCTGTCGAAAAGCTCGGCCGCGGCCTGGTTGGCGGCCACCACGGTTCCGGACTCGGCGTCGAGGATGACGATGGCCTGGCCCAGGGCGTCGAGCAGCATGGGCCCGATGCCGGGAGTCCCGAGCAGGGTGGCCAGCACCCGGGAGGCGTCCGCCGAGGCGGCGGGCAAAGCCACGGGCTCCTGTGGCGGATCGGACGGCGGCTGTTCTCCGCTTGGGACGTCTGGCGTGTCGGAAAGCGGTCTTTTCATGAAGGTGATCGTACGATTCGAGATGATGCAAACCGGATGCTGGTTACGAAGGACACGTACGCCGCCTGACCGCGCGCGTAACCTACCCGGTTCCCGGCCGCGTCGCAACCGTGCTTCTCCCCGCATCCCGGCTGGCGGCCGCGCCAGGCCCGGGCGCGGGAAAAAACATTCCGTGTGATATTTTTTTTATTCGTGCCACTAGTCAGGGGGTTGAAAAGGGCCTATGGTTTC
This region includes:
- the trpS gene encoding tryptophan--tRNA ligase → MSENTPKENKRIVSGMRPTGPLHLGHYFGVLKNWIELQQSHECFFFVADWHALTTEYAEPKRIKGFVPELVKDWVASGLDPEKCVIFQQSQVKEHVELHLLLSMLTPVSWLERCPTYKDQLTELAAKDLTTYGFLGYPVLMASDILLYKPAFVPVGQDQLPHLELTREIARRANHLYGNFFPEPQALLTPDAKLAGLDGRKMSKSYGNAIGLSEDPGTMKKKVMSMLTCEKRARLTDPGDPKECNLYPYHELLTDPEKLPAIVDGCTHATWGCGDCKKVLVESMTAFLEPIRDRRKAFDANPDLVGEVLEKGNAVARQRAGRNLEALKKKLNFNF
- a CDS encoding DJ-1/PfpI family protein, with translation MAVKKILMLVGDYVEDYEVMVPFQMLVMVGHDVKAVCPGKKAGETVRTAVHDFEGDQTYSEKPGHNFGLNYDFDAVDEASFDALVIPGGRAPEYIRLNPRVIAIVKHFGAAKKPIAAICHGQQVLVAADVIAGCQCMAYPAVAPDIERAGATYVGPNETFTNAVVSGNLVTGPAWPAHPEWIRKFLEMLGTKIEP
- a CDS encoding ComEC/Rec2 family competence protein, with amino-acid sequence MGPPPETTPPAEGRAVPPLLPWQPCLLAYAAGIAAVVFPVAGLCALGLLALFPRPAPGRPRLWTYVLAFGLGAGAAALAMPAPPRETPPCLAQRAPLDLTGRVAEVEARPGGRLSVALEGVRVTGGDCRQAPLPGRLALSVDQPAFRPVPGETLAVTARLRTTGGFDNPGGPDFALLRRLEGVFYRAYARGDKGQVRRLAPSDDLLALRREALRQAVAARLAPPEGADAPDRAGRAMTAALVFGDLSGFSQNDLDVLRRASLSHTLALSGMNVSYVVALAAGLAWAIGRLRPGIFLRLSRPYLTLFLAAPLVAGYCWLGGYSPSLYRAAFMFGCCAVLLFSGRHAPLLDGLFLALGLMLAAMPLVVFDVRLQLSALAVAGIGLFWPPFSALCRRVRWPGPVRWPVLGLLGVLWTSLCAEAAVMPVVCRLFGDLNFNPWINVVWLPPLGLVVTPLALIGAVLLPVPGLSWLGGWALAAASWCCELLMRALAALDAGHLLVTTAVLRPSWPEALGCLGLLAALAIALAGGGKATAAMLASLALLAGPGLWRAVCDLRDVASLTVLDVGQGQSVALSLPGGRRYVIDAGGLYGDFDVGRAVVGAFLTDGAPPRLEAALASHPHADHVKGFVSLLARFDVGAFYDNGGTPEGALAVPMARALADRAIPRASLAAGDRLDLGDGYALDVLHPGPGDDRSGNNGSLVLRLTRDGVGLAVIPGDAERGVLSRLAACGAQLSAEVLVLPHHGSVTGLSRRFLAAVSPKVAIASCGDTWAFPSPKVEAFLARRGCPVFATNRHGAVTARLGAAGETPAVETRIAPEGGGAAKMPFASAVSPR
- a CDS encoding cation diffusion facilitator family transporter encodes the protein MRETTPPKSSPEVRAARLSLGVAVALLAVKTAAWLVTGSAAVLSDALESIINVVAAGFAVLSVSVAAVPPDERHPYGHGNIEYYAAWFEGMLILLASVLIFIESWDKILHPAPLPNLGAGLGLLLAAGGVNLWLGLRLVRQGRRSRSLTLEADGRHVLTDVYTSAGVLVGLALVWATGWLWLDGAIACLVGLNIAWAGVGLVRRSVSGFMIESDPVLLEGICAILRENRQPSWIDIHRLRAIKAGRRVHVDLHLILPRDMPLSEAHQQVDAMESLLLSRLGPEADVMIHADPCADARCPVCEADPCDLRAGDTVATPVWTPANTGEPKKAG
- a CDS encoding LytTR family DNA-binding domain-containing protein translates to MKLRALIVDDEKPARDELAYLLGAHADIELSEADSARTALAAIEADRPDLVLLDIRMPGQDGFDVLRSAMELPHVPLFIFVTAFDQYAVAAFEQNAVDYLLKPVAPERLAMSLERARRRLAAGRAREAEAMAALLSGLGRGGQPCCRVAVERHGRIALVPAKDIRCIEADDKGLRALTDQGKLACHGLATLARAEERLAGMAFFRANRAVLVNLERVAELSPWIGGKYLLVLDDPDRTEVTVSRNRVREFKERLGLL